A single genomic interval of Helianthus annuus cultivar XRQ/B chromosome 6, HanXRQr2.0-SUNRISE, whole genome shotgun sequence harbors:
- the LOC110864611 gene encoding calvin cycle protein CP12-2, chloroplastic, with product MASIAGVSLSIPRVLANPSSDSPRIISGLKPTCVKMPTIMTSGRMYLMPVRAAPEGLSEKIDASIKSAQESCADDPASGECVAAWDEVEELSAASSHARDKAKDSDPLETYCKDNPETDECRTYE from the coding sequence ATGGCATCAATTGCTGGTGTTAGCCTCTCAATTCCAAGAGTCTTGGCCAACCCATCATCGGACTCACCCAGGATCATTTCGGGCCTAAAGCCCACATGTGTCAAGATGCCCACCATCATGACATCCGGTAGGATGTACTTGATGCCAGTGAGGGCCGCCCCTGAGGGTCTGTCAGAGAAAATAGACGCTAGCATCAAGAGCGCTCAGGAGTCGTGTGCGGATGACCCCGCCAGCGGTGAATGTGTGGCGGCTTGGGATGAGGTGGAGGAGTTGAGTGCGGCGTCTAGCCATGCTCGTGACAAGGCTAAAGACTCGGACCCTTTGGAGACTTACTGCAAGGACAACCCTGAGACCGATGAGTGTCGTACTTACGAGTAA